The Syngnathus scovelli strain Florida chromosome 11, RoL_Ssco_1.2, whole genome shotgun sequence region ATTTTTTTCACCCTTCCCAGTGTCCACAAACAGGTTCTTCAAGCCATTTATGTCAGCTGGAAGGTGTTTATCGAAGAACGCCTGTCTGTCCAGCACTCAACACGTTTTTTCACACTTGAATCCCCTGAAATTTATCTCATTTGGCCCACTTATATAGACATATATATTTGGTTTAAAAAGTGTTTACCTTTAAAATATCCCCAGACGTTTCTCTACAACAGAATCGAGTGTGACGTCAGCCCAAATTAAAACTACAGCTTTCCTCTCAGAGCCCCCATAATGCTGCTTAGCCGGGAACAGTCTCCATATGCCACCAGGCCTCCATAGTTGGCCCAGCGGTCAGCACCTTTCCCCTCACTGTAAGGCTGGTGATAGGTCAATTCTACCTTGGTCTCAGAACTGCACTCTAAACTTTTCGTCAGGTCTACCACCCCCCCGCCGAGGGCTCGGAGCAGAGCGTGAGGCGCGCAGGAGTCCCACTTAAAGGTGCTTCCTTCAGAGAGGACATAGGCGTCGGCCAGGCCCTGAATGACGCACAAGATTTTGTAACCGGCTCCCGAGGCGTACATCAGATTTTCAGGTCCGCACAGGGAAGTCAGACTGTCCTTCACCACTTGCTTCTCGCTGGAGCTAAGCACCACCGACAGCCCTCGACGCCCCTCTGGTGCAGGTTTGGGCAGTGACACCGAGCACACGTTGACGTCGTCGCAGGACACGCCCCAGAAGAGCTTTCCTCGCCAGCTGGAAACAAACAATCAGGTTGAAACATTTTTCAGGCAATACAAACAGACTAACACTGTCTAGATTCAAGTTGCACAGCTCACCTTCCGCCTGCAGGATCTTTGCAGTTGAATGGCTGGTTGATGACACCCATGACAGGCTCACCTGTGCTACGGAGGTAAACCCCGATGAGGACCAGAGCACAGTGCAGACCTGACGGTGAAAGGTGGCCCTCCTCTAGCACCTCCTCGCGACCTTCTATATACTGGCTGGTGGCATCTGAATCAACGAGGTAAGAAACACTTAACGCCCCGTTGACATTTTTGGTTTCTGCTTTGAGAATGAGACGCTCACCGATCGGATCGATCCAAATGCCAAGCTCGGAAGGCCTGAGCGGCACCTTTAATCCGTCCACACTGGCGTCGACTGTGGCCGGGTCTTGGTGGATGGCTCGTGCCAGGAGCGCCGCCGCCGTCAGGTCGCCGTCCAGCACCGTGGCCAGAAGCGCTGCCGTCTCCTCCTGGCTGCCGCGCACCGTTACCGTCACACTCTCACCTGCGAGGCAGAATAAAGGTCTGTCATTACCGCCAtcattatatttttatcaacTTTGAGATAATTACCAAGTCCATTTTCAAACTTGTTGGATTCCTCTCCATGAATGAAGCCAACCATTTCAGGGAACTGAATACAAACATAAACAGGCACATTTATGAAAGACAAAAAATCCTTGGATCATTCATGAGTCAAGGTGACCTTCATACCTGAGTGCCAACATCATGTCGAATCACCTCTTGGATCACAACATCAGCCAGCGTCTTGAAGTCCTGCACAAACTTCTTGTTCTTGTCATCTCCTGTCTTTTCTTGGACCAGAAGCTGGAAAAGAGGCGCCTCCTGCCTGCAGACGCGTGCCACATTGGCAGCTTTCTCAGAGACTTGCAGCAGAAGCCTCAGCAGCTCAGCCATATCTGGATCTCGATGAGGAGATTTTAGTCAAAACACAGTTGGAAAGTGTGACGTGCGCCTTGTATACGGTGTGCTAATTATAGCACCCAATGAATATAGGGCATGTGGCGGGAAAAGTGCTGTGGGAGGATGTGGGTCATTACATCACTAAATTTGCCACCATTATGCTAAATTTCTTGTACAATTCA contains the following coding sequences:
- the inpp1 gene encoding inositol polyphosphate 1-phosphatase, producing the protein MAELLRLLLQVSEKAANVARVCRQEAPLFQLLVQEKTGDDKNKKFVQDFKTLADVVIQEVIRHDVGTQFPEMVGFIHGEESNKFENGLGESVTVTVRGSQEETAALLATVLDGDLTAAALLARAIHQDPATVDASVDGLKVPLRPSELGIWIDPIDATSQYIEGREEVLEEGHLSPSGLHCALVLIGVYLRSTGEPVMGVINQPFNCKDPAGGSWRGKLFWGVSCDDVNVCSVSLPKPAPEGRRGLSVVLSSSEKQVVKDSLTSLCGPENLMYASGAGYKILCVIQGLADAYVLSEGSTFKWDSCAPHALLRALGGGVVDLTKSLECSSETKVELTYHQPYSEGKGADRWANYGGLVAYGDCSRLSSIMGALRGKL